A stretch of the Aegilops tauschii subsp. strangulata cultivar AL8/78 chromosome 4, Aet v6.0, whole genome shotgun sequence genome encodes the following:
- the LOC109749091 gene encoding uncharacterized protein — translation MAEEGRSLSPAELELRRRLKLSYLGLLSFRKIFSKVLANRLAPLLPTLVSKCQSAFVQKCPIHNNFLHVQNHIKDLHRRNIPGLFLKLDISKAFDSVNWAFLLEVMQRLGFGQRWRD, via the exons ATGGCCGAGGAGGGGAGGTCCCTCTCCCCTGCAGAGCTGGAGTTAAGACGCAGGCTTAAGCTTTCTTATCTCGGCCTCCTTTCCTTCCGGAAG ATCTTCTCCAAGGTCCTCGCCAACAGGCTGGCCCCGCTCCTGCCAACGCTGGTCTCCAAATGCCAAAGCGCCTTTGTGCAGAAGTGCCCCATCCACAACAACTTCTTGCATGTCCAGAATCACATAAAGGACCTGCATCGTCGGAACATCCCGGGCCTCTTCCTCAAGCTGGACATTTCAAAAGCCTTCGACTCCGTCAATTGGGCCTTCCTGCTGGAGGTCATGCAACGCCTCGGCTTTGGGCAGCGGTGGCGAGACTAG
- the LOC141021586 gene encoding uncharacterized protein codes for MAKPNVKLMCWNVRGLNAPAHRDTVRDLIRDYNATIVCLQETKLDHVDDTLIESILGPSFTASYHVLPVVGSRGGMIMAVSDAYFRLSDFQATLGSISATVTMLVDCVDWTLSCVYGPQGEQDKLLFINKLRGLKYLVKPRWLILGDFNLITKAADKNNLNINNRLIGSFRSALNHLQLKEMRLSGCKFTWSNAQENPVLT; via the coding sequence ATGGCGAAACCTAATGTCAAGCTTATGTGCTGGAATGTGCGTGGCCTTAATGCCCCTGCCCATCGTGACACCGTGCGTGACCTCATCCGTGACTACAACGCCACCATTGTGTGCCTCCAAGAGACTAAGCTCGATCACGTCGACGATACTCTGATCGAAAGCATCCTCGGTCCCTCTTTCACGGCTAGCTACCATGTCCTCCCGGTTGTTGGGTCAAGGGGGGGCATGATCATGGCCGTCTCCGATGCTTACTTCCGCCTTTCAGACTTCCAGGCCACGCTTGGTTCCATCTCGGCCACCGTCACCATGCTGGTTGACTGCGTCGACTGGACCCTGTCATGTGTTTATGGCcctcagggggagcaagacaagctGCTTTTCATCAACAAGCTCAGGGGGCTGAAGTATTTGGTGAAGCCCCGGTGGCTCATTCTTGGTGACTTCAACCTGATCACCAAAGCGGCTGACAAGAACAACCTGAACATCAACAACCGCCTCATTGGCAGTTTCCGATCCGCGCTAAATCACCTACAGCTAAAAGAGATGCGGCTTTCAGGCTGTAAATTCACTTGGTCCAATGCTCAAGAGAACCCGGTGCTAACCTAG